The Sphaerospermopsis torques-reginae ITEP-024 genome has a window encoding:
- a CDS encoding putative PEP-binding protein — MDKLYWLDNIKPQDRAQVGDKAFYLSKIMQRGYPVVPGFVVSANVWREFLETLNSSESLVADLPYSSLHLDVGNWQQLQQVAGRLRQEIIAGSLPQYWVSEIFQVAKTWEGKCLILRPSLSISSGNQLMGNISGLLESVFCVCNEEAIAEGLKQTWSQLFRAKSLLYWQSVGINLQHINFAVLVQPVENAIASGSFQSDTSGAEIEATYGLGIAIKKGEVLPDVYYIEENTGVIQEQQLGNKIIAYSVHNPISVTAEEYPSKLITDQNCLFSYLISEEKQKQYAIPEEFLQQIIILGNQLFSEIGTKLTIKWTITINIPTPKLYITQVNVPPSLIPNLLLKGIGAARGRITATAYVILASQPKPSQIPKGVILIAPSITPDWLPLLHQVSGIITEGGGLTSHAAILSRELGIPAIVSAKNATNLIQTGERLLLDGDRGEVYRGSKEGNILKDGEKISLTENKKEQFDHHANQSHYGLSNAKILPMIATQLLVNLSQVNLIETVQSLPVDGVGLLRSELMILNILQGQNPHAWLLDGRQTELLETLSEEIKKFAIGFAPRPILYRSLDWRIQDFPSFNYGGESATSSILGEHGTWSYVKNAAVFELELKALARLQKNGYSNIHLMLPFVRTVEEFVFCRRQVEEVGLTENPHFQLWIMAEVPSILFLLPEYIKAGAAGISIGTNDLTQLILGVDREQGELASIFDERHPAVMGAIFQLIKMAKDGGIFCSICGQAPALYPEIIDKLVEWGISSISVEPEAVERTYQAIARAEQRLILAAARKLLGN; from the coding sequence GTGGACAAACTCTACTGGCTAGACAACATTAAACCACAAGACCGCGCCCAAGTTGGGGATAAGGCGTTTTACTTGAGTAAAATTATGCAAAGGGGCTATCCAGTAGTACCTGGTTTTGTAGTCTCTGCAAATGTGTGGCGAGAATTTCTAGAAACTCTCAATAGTTCAGAGTCATTAGTTGCGGACTTACCCTATTCTTCTCTACATTTAGATGTGGGTAATTGGCAACAACTTCAACAGGTAGCTGGCCGTTTGCGTCAGGAAATTATTGCTGGTAGTTTACCACAGTATTGGGTGAGTGAGATTTTCCAAGTTGCTAAAACCTGGGAAGGGAAATGTTTAATTTTGCGTCCGAGTTTAAGTATATCATCTGGTAATCAGTTGATGGGAAATATTTCTGGGTTGCTGGAATCGGTGTTTTGTGTTTGTAATGAGGAAGCTATCGCTGAAGGTTTAAAACAAACTTGGAGTCAGTTATTTCGTGCTAAAAGTTTACTATATTGGCAAAGTGTCGGCATTAATTTACAACACATTAATTTTGCGGTGTTAGTGCAACCGGTAGAAAATGCGATCGCCTCTGGTTCATTCCAATCTGATACATCAGGAGCAGAAATAGAAGCAACTTATGGATTAGGAATAGCTATTAAGAAGGGTGAAGTATTACCAGATGTTTATTACATTGAAGAAAACACTGGAGTTATTCAAGAACAACAATTAGGAAATAAAATTATCGCCTATTCTGTTCATAATCCTATATCTGTGACTGCTGAAGAATACCCATCTAAATTAATCACAGATCAAAATTGTTTATTTTCCTATCTCATCAGTGAGGAAAAACAAAAACAGTATGCAATTCCAGAAGAATTTCTCCAACAAATCATTATTTTAGGCAATCAATTATTTAGTGAAATAGGGACAAAATTAACAATAAAATGGACAATTACAATCAATATTCCTACCCCAAAACTTTACATTACTCAAGTTAATGTTCCACCGTCTTTAATTCCTAATTTACTCCTCAAAGGAATAGGGGCGGCTAGAGGGCGGATAACTGCTACTGCGTATGTCATTCTTGCTTCACAACCCAAACCTTCACAAATACCCAAGGGAGTAATTTTAATCGCTCCGTCCATTACTCCTGATTGGTTGCCTTTACTACATCAAGTCAGTGGTATTATTACAGAAGGAGGAGGATTAACCAGTCATGCTGCCATTTTATCTAGGGAATTGGGTATTCCTGCTATAGTCAGTGCGAAAAATGCGACTAATTTAATTCAAACTGGTGAAAGACTATTGCTTGATGGTGATAGGGGAGAAGTTTATCGTGGTTCAAAAGAGGGTAATATCTTGAAAGATGGAGAGAAAATTTCATTAACCGAGAATAAAAAAGAACAATTTGATCATCATGCAAATCAGTCTCATTATGGGTTGAGTAATGCTAAAATATTACCGATGATTGCCACCCAATTATTAGTTAATCTTAGTCAAGTAAATTTGATTGAAACAGTACAAAGTTTACCTGTGGATGGGGTGGGTTTGTTACGTTCAGAATTGATGATTTTGAATATTTTGCAGGGACAAAATCCTCATGCTTGGTTGTTGGATGGTAGACAAACTGAATTATTAGAAACTTTATCTGAGGAAATTAAAAAATTTGCCATTGGTTTTGCACCTCGACCTATTTTATATCGTTCTTTAGATTGGCGAATACAGGATTTTCCGTCTTTTAATTATGGTGGAGAATCTGCAACAAGTTCAATTTTAGGTGAACATGGTACTTGGAGTTATGTGAAAAATGCGGCTGTTTTTGAATTAGAATTGAAGGCTTTAGCAAGGTTGCAAAAAAATGGTTATAGTAATATTCATTTGATGTTGCCTTTTGTGCGGACTGTGGAGGAGTTTGTATTTTGTCGTCGTCAAGTTGAAGAAGTTGGTTTAACGGAAAATCCCCATTTTCAATTATGGATCATGGCAGAAGTTCCGAGTATATTATTTTTATTACCAGAATATATTAAAGCTGGGGCAGCAGGGATTTCTATTGGTACTAATGATTTGACACAATTAATTTTAGGGGTGGATCGAGAACAAGGAGAATTAGCAAGTATATTTGATGAACGTCATCCAGCGGTGATGGGTGCAATTTTTCAATTAATTAAAATGGCTAAAGATGGGGGTATTTTTTGTTCTATTTGTGGTCAAGCACCTGCTTTATATCCAGAAATTATTGATAAATTGGTGGAATGGGGTATTAGTTCTATTTCTGTAGAACCGGAAGCGGTGGAAAGGACTTATCAAGCGATCGCTCGTGCTGAACAACGTTTGATTTTAGCAGCAGCTAGGAAACTTTTGGGGAATTGA
- a CDS encoding DUF29 domain-containing protein, whose amino-acid sequence MDQYQSSSLYHQDFYCWTQQQAKALEERLVLELDWQHLQEEIQALGRQEYRELASRLGVLLGHLLKWEYQPENRSRSWFLTIREQRRAILRHLRHNPSLKSRIEEAMLDGFEAGVDLALRETNLPLRTFPENCPYLFDDIIADDFLCDTSLDWEG is encoded by the coding sequence ATGGATCAATATCAATCTTCTTCTTTGTATCATCAAGATTTCTATTGTTGGACACAACAACAAGCTAAAGCTTTAGAAGAAAGGCTGGTTTTAGAATTAGACTGGCAACATTTACAAGAGGAAATTCAAGCTTTGGGAAGGCAGGAATATCGAGAATTAGCAAGTCGTTTGGGTGTATTATTAGGTCATCTCTTAAAGTGGGAATATCAACCGGAAAACCGTTCTCGCAGTTGGTTTTTAACAATTAGAGAACAACGTCGCGCTATTCTGCGACATCTACGACACAACCCTAGTTTAAAATCTCGCATAGAAGAAGCTATGTTAGATGGTTTTGAAGCAGGAGTTGATTTAGCTTTACGGGAAACTAATTTACCATTAAGAACTTTTCCCGAAAATTGTCCTTATTTATTTGATGATATTATTGCTGATGATTTTTTGTGTGATACCAGTCTTGACTGGGAAGGATAA
- the recF gene encoding DNA replication/repair protein RecF (All proteins in this family for which functions are known are DNA-binding proteins that assist the filamentation of RecA onto DNA for the initiation of recombination or recombinational repair.) yields MYLKNLHLRNFRNYQEQKINFTAPKTILVGNNAQGKSNLLESVELLATLRSHRMGKDRDFIKDGEDIAQINATLERSAGISDLTLTLRRHGRRSVAINSEIVRRQMDFLGVLNAVEFSSLDLELVRGSPEVRRNWLDTLLIQLEPVYAHILHQYNQVLRQRNAFLKRSQQSGDNIQNSELAIWDAQLVNAGTKVIRRRNRAIQRLTPIAAKWHASISGSTEILEINYAPNVPIGKDDNEDITQSFFGKIQQRSVIELHRGTTLVGPHRDEVELIINQTPARQYGSQGQQRTLVLALKLAELQLIEEVVHEAPLLLLDDVLAELDLSRQNQLLNAIQDRFQTLITTTHLGAFDSQWLKSSQILFVKAGEILT; encoded by the coding sequence ATGTATCTTAAAAATCTACACCTCAGAAATTTTCGTAATTATCAAGAGCAGAAAATTAATTTTACTGCCCCTAAAACAATTTTAGTTGGTAATAATGCCCAAGGAAAATCTAATTTATTGGAGTCTGTAGAGTTGTTAGCTACATTGCGATCGCACCGCATGGGTAAAGATCGTGATTTTATTAAAGATGGGGAAGATATCGCGCAAATTAATGCTACCCTAGAAAGAAGCGCAGGAATAAGTGATTTAACATTAACTTTACGCCGACATGGCCGCCGCAGTGTAGCTATAAATAGTGAAATAGTCCGCCGTCAAATGGATTTTCTCGGTGTTTTAAATGCTGTAGAATTTTCTAGTTTAGATTTAGAATTGGTGCGTGGTAGTCCTGAAGTTCGTCGTAATTGGTTAGATACTCTTTTGATTCAACTCGAACCAGTTTATGCTCACATTTTACATCAATATAACCAAGTATTACGCCAACGTAATGCTTTTTTGAAAAGGAGTCAGCAGTCAGGAGATAATATTCAAAATTCGGAATTAGCTATTTGGGATGCACAGTTAGTTAACGCCGGCACAAAGGTAATTAGAAGACGCAACAGAGCTATTCAAAGATTAACACCTATTGCTGCCAAATGGCACGCTAGTATTAGTGGTAGTACAGAAATTTTGGAAATTAATTATGCTCCTAATGTGCCTATAGGAAAAGATGATAATGAAGATATTACACAATCTTTTTTCGGGAAAATTCAACAACGTTCTGTTATTGAATTACACCGAGGTACTACTCTTGTTGGACCCCACAGGGATGAGGTAGAATTAATTATTAATCAAACACCTGCTCGTCAATATGGTTCTCAAGGTCAACAACGTACTTTAGTTTTAGCTTTAAAATTAGCAGAATTACAATTAATTGAAGAAGTTGTTCATGAAGCTCCGTTACTTTTATTAGATGATGTTTTAGCAGAATTAGACCTCTCCCGTCAAAATCAATTACTTAATGCGATTCAAGACCGTTTTCAGACTTTAATTACTACTACTCATTTAGGTGCTTTTGACTCTCAATGGTTAAAATCTTCTCAGATTCTCTTTGTAAAAGCAGGAGAAATATTAACGTAG
- a CDS encoding MgtC/SapB family protein, producing the protein MTNPYYIASNDWLNICFRLCLALLIGSIIGLERQIKHKPAGLRTHMLVSLGSAVFTITAIQIGGQEISADALSRVIQGIAAGVGFLGGGEILRESSQKSKSAEVHGLTSAAAIWVAAALGAAAGCGLWQLGLIAALLTVIVLYLFKKLEKLH; encoded by the coding sequence TTGACAAATCCTTACTACATTGCCAGCAATGATTGGCTGAATATCTGCTTTCGCCTCTGTCTAGCATTGCTAATTGGTTCTATAATCGGCTTAGAACGGCAAATCAAGCATAAACCGGCTGGTTTAAGAACTCATATGTTAGTCAGTTTGGGTTCAGCCGTGTTTACTATCACAGCAATACAAATTGGTGGACAAGAAATTAGTGCCGATGCTTTATCTCGCGTGATTCAAGGAATTGCTGCTGGAGTTGGTTTTCTCGGTGGTGGCGAAATTTTGCGCGAATCTTCTCAAAAATCAAAATCAGCAGAAGTTCATGGACTAACTTCGGCCGCAGCTATTTGGGTGGCCGCTGCTTTAGGAGCAGCTGCTGGATGTGGTTTGTGGCAACTAGGATTAATTGCTGCTCTGTTGACAGTTATAGTTCTTTATTTATTTAAAAAATTAGAAAAATTGCATTAG
- the mutS gene encoding DNA mismatch repair protein MutS, translating to MTTPEPQQPNTPLSDTKLVEDRSKLSKMYQHYVEMKDKYPHALLLYRVGDFFETFFQDAVTISRELELVLTSKHGGDVGRVAMTGVPHHAWERYTTMLVEKGYAVVICDQVEDASEAVGLVKREVTRILTPGTLLEEGMLKASRNNYLAAVVIAVNHWGLAYADISTGEFLTTQGSDLEHLTQELMRLQPSEVLFPTNAPDLGALLRPGETSPSLPQCLPPTFCYSLRSQLPFSQAEARSKILQKFKLRSLEGIGCEHLPLAVRAAGGLLEYLEDTQKQNPVSLQLLRTYTLTDYLIVDHQTRRNLEITQTVRDGTFHGSLLWALNRTSTAMGSRALRRWLLQPLLDIKGIKARQDSIQELVDNTPLRQDLRALLRKIYDLERLAGRAGSGRANARDLVALADSISLLPELAYLASEARSPFLKALQKVPPVLEELAKKIQLHIVESPPNHLKEGGLIRPSINPQLDERKATVEADQQWIATLEVDERARTGIANLKVGFNKTFGYYISISRSKSDQVPENYIRKQTLTNEERYITPELKEREARILTARDDLNQLEYEIFAALRDEVAEHADTIRNISRAVAAADVLCGLAELAVHQGYCRPEMVEGREVEVIDGRHPVVEQSLPSGFFVPNSTWLGEKNYGETNHVLRSSSRRVDTKDTKEEEKRRKNDTSYPDLVILTGPNASGKSCYLRQVGLIQLMAQIGSFVPAKSARLGICDRIFTRVGAVDDLATGQSTFMVEMNETANILNHATAKSLVLLDEIGRGTATFDGLSIAWAVAEYLAVEIKARTIFATHYHELNELASIINNVANYQVTVKELPDQIIFLHQVQPGGADKSYGIEAGRLAGLPAVVIQRAKQVMGQIEKHSKIAMGLREGL from the coding sequence ATGACCACACCAGAACCCCAGCAACCAAACACACCCCTCAGCGATACAAAACTGGTAGAAGACCGCAGCAAGCTGAGTAAAATGTATCAGCACTACGTAGAAATGAAAGATAAATACCCCCATGCGTTGCTGCTGTATCGTGTTGGTGACTTCTTTGAAACCTTCTTTCAAGACGCTGTAACCATCTCCAGAGAATTAGAATTAGTCCTCACCAGTAAACACGGGGGTGATGTGGGTCGTGTGGCTATGACTGGTGTACCTCATCACGCATGGGAACGCTACACAACCATGTTAGTAGAAAAAGGTTATGCTGTAGTTATTTGTGACCAAGTAGAAGACGCATCAGAAGCAGTAGGTTTAGTTAAACGGGAAGTTACCCGCATTCTCACACCGGGAACATTATTAGAAGAAGGAATGCTCAAAGCTAGTCGCAATAATTACTTAGCGGCTGTGGTAATTGCGGTGAATCATTGGGGTTTAGCCTATGCTGATATATCAACTGGGGAATTTCTCACAACTCAAGGTAGTGATTTAGAACACCTCACTCAAGAGTTAATGAGGTTACAACCTTCTGAAGTGCTTTTTCCCACCAATGCCCCGGATTTAGGTGCTTTACTACGACCGGGGGAAACTTCCCCTTCCCTTCCCCAGTGTTTACCACCCACATTTTGTTATAGTTTGCGATCGCAACTTCCCTTTTCTCAAGCCGAAGCCAGGAGTAAAATATTACAGAAATTCAAATTGCGATCGCTTGAAGGTATCGGTTGTGAACATCTCCCCCTTGCTGTCCGCGCTGCTGGTGGACTGTTGGAATATCTGGAAGATACCCAAAAACAAAACCCCGTATCTCTGCAATTATTACGCACCTATACCTTAACCGATTATCTGATCGTAGACCATCAAACCCGTCGCAACCTAGAAATTACCCAAACCGTGCGGGATGGTACTTTTCACGGTTCTTTATTATGGGCTTTAAACAGAACCAGCACCGCTATGGGTAGTCGGGCTTTAAGAAGATGGTTGTTACAACCGCTACTGGATATTAAAGGGATTAAAGCTAGACAAGATAGTATTCAAGAACTGGTAGATAATACCCCTTTACGGCAGGATTTACGAGCATTATTAAGGAAAATCTACGATTTAGAACGGTTAGCAGGTCGTGCAGGTTCAGGTAGAGCAAATGCACGGGATTTAGTCGCTCTAGCTGATTCTATCTCTCTTTTACCGGAATTAGCTTACCTAGCTTCGGAAGCGCGATCGCCTTTTTTAAAAGCCTTGCAAAAAGTCCCCCCTGTACTTGAAGAATTAGCAAAAAAAATACAATTACACATAGTAGAATCACCACCCAATCATTTAAAAGAAGGCGGTTTAATTCGTCCTAGTATAAACCCGCAGTTAGATGAAAGAAAAGCTACAGTAGAAGCAGATCAACAATGGATTGCAACTTTAGAAGTTGATGAAAGGGCGAGAACAGGTATTGCTAATTTAAAAGTCGGCTTTAATAAGACTTTTGGGTATTATATTAGTATTTCACGTTCTAAATCCGATCAAGTTCCTGAGAATTATATCCGTAAACAAACATTGACGAATGAGGAACGTTATATTACTCCTGAGTTGAAAGAACGAGAAGCACGGATATTGACGGCGCGAGATGACTTAAATCAGCTAGAATATGAGATTTTTGCCGCTTTACGGGATGAAGTGGCTGAACACGCGGATACTATTCGTAATATTTCCCGTGCGGTGGCTGCTGCTGATGTATTATGTGGGTTAGCTGAGTTGGCGGTACATCAAGGTTATTGTCGGCCGGAAATGGTGGAAGGCCGGGAGGTTGAGGTTATTGATGGCCGTCATCCTGTGGTTGAACAGTCTTTACCTTCTGGGTTTTTTGTTCCTAATTCTACTTGGTTGGGTGAGAAGAATTACGGAGAAACGAACCACGTTCTGCGAAGCAGTTCCCGAAGGGTAGACACGAAGGACACGAAGGAAGAAGAGAAGAGAAGAAAGAATGATACATCTTATCCTGATTTGGTGATTTTGACGGGTCCTAATGCTAGTGGTAAAAGTTGTTATTTACGGCAGGTGGGTTTAATTCAGTTAATGGCGCAAATTGGAAGTTTTGTACCCGCTAAGTCTGCTAGGTTGGGAATTTGCGATCGCATTTTTACCCGTGTGGGTGCGGTTGATGATCTGGCAACTGGTCAATCTACTTTTATGGTAGAAATGAATGAAACTGCTAATATTTTAAATCATGCAACAGCGAAATCTTTGGTTTTGTTAGATGAAATTGGTAGGGGTACTGCAACTTTTGATGGTTTATCTATTGCTTGGGCTGTGGCAGAATATTTAGCAGTGGAAATTAAAGCTCGGACTATTTTTGCAACTCATTATCATGAGTTAAATGAGTTAGCGAGTATTATTAATAATGTGGCAAATTATCAAGTTACTGTGAAAGAATTACCTGATCAAATTATCTTTTTACATCAAGTTCAACCCGGTGGTGCTGATAAGTCTTATGGAATAGAAGCGGGAAGGTTAGCTGGTTTACCTGCGGTGGTTATTCAACGAGCAAAACAGGTGATGGGACAAATTGAAAAACACAGTAAAATTGCAATGGGTTTGAGGGAAGGACTTTGA